Genomic DNA from Callospermophilus lateralis isolate mCalLat2 chromosome 11, mCalLat2.hap1, whole genome shotgun sequence:
TCCAGGTCTGTGACGTTCATGAACAACTTTCCTGGATTTTTGCTGGGTCAACATTGGGGTGTCCTGGCGGAGGAGGGGAGCAGAAGAGCCTGAGGTGGGCTGATCCCTGTTCCTCCCCTGCTTCTCATCCCAGGGTCCTCTGGCCCCACAATTCCTGTAACCACACCATCCTCACCCCTTAGGCTGTCCTATGATACCCCTCCACTTACCTCACCTAGTAAGCACCCCTCCCAGTTCCCTGTGTGCATGTGCCCTCAGTTTGCTGACAGGGCTTGGTGGCTGCTAGTGCCCTGAGCTGCCAGTCTCCAAGGAACAACAGAGTGGCCAGCTTCTCCCTGCAGGAGAGGTTCTGCAGGTGGGGTCATGGGCATTCACAGCGTCCCATCCCCAAGCTGTTTATCCCGCATGTGGCAGTAAGGTGTCTCAAAGGGGTGCTGTTTCCTAATTGGCATATGCTGTGGCCCTGGGGCTCAGCCCAGATGAAGTACATGGGCACCCTAGGACTCAGAGCCAAGTCCTACCCTCCTTCCGTTTGTCTCAGTGATGGGCCACTGCCGGCGCCGGGGCTCCCAGCTCCTCCTTGGGCAGGAGTGCCACCTCCACGTCTTTGAGCAGGGCGGGGTGGCTCAGGTAAGGACCAGGCACTACTCCCCTGGGCCCCGGACATCCTCTAGCCAGTACAGGTGGCCTAGGTGCTGCTTCCTAGGCACCTGGCTGGAACCTGCAGAGAAAAGGGGAGAGCCTGACAGAAGCTGAGGGAGGTGGGAGGGAGAACCAGGTCTCAGTTTTGCAGGTGGGGGCAGAAGCGGCTGCCTGCCTGGTGCTTGGTGCCCTGCTGCCCCCTAGTGAGCACTTGGAACACTGGCACTCCAGGAAGGAGCCAGAGGAAACAGGAAAACATCTCAAATGAAAACGGGCCAGGGACCTACACCCTCCTCACTTGGGATGCTGTGACTGGATGCACAGAGCAAGAGAAAGTCCTTCAAACCCCGAGATGGGAAGGAGCAGGCACAAGATTGGGGTCTGGCTCCCTATTCCAGAGGACCCCTCCCATCCACCAGGAGGTACAGCTGGACCCCTGGACCTGCCTGATCCTTCACCCCTTTCCTCACCTGCAGATTGCTGGGGTGCACTCTCACTTGCTCCCAGACCTGCCCCATGGAACCCTGGACCTGGATGAGCTGGAGAGGGTGATCACTCGGGGCCTTGGGAACCCCTATCACCCAGTCTGTGAGCTTGTATGCCTAGAGAACACACATAGCAGCTCAGGGGGCCGGGTCCTCCCTATCGACTACCTCCGCCAGGTAGGCTCTGCCCCGCCACTGCCCCCACTACCAGCCTGCTCCTGGCTTCCTGTGTGTTTTGAACCCCTATCTGACATGTCACAGGTACCTGTTAGTGTGTTAGTGGGCGGGCTGTCATGGGGGAACATGTGTGGGCCCTAGGCTAAAGATGCAAAGGGGATTATTGTCCCTGCACTTGCCTAGGAACAAAGATGTCACTTGTGTGCACATGTAGGCATCaacatatgtgcacacacactcactctgctgagagccaagttccaaagcagcATTAAGGACAGCTGCCCTGGCCTGGGAACATGCTCCTGGTGAGGCTGTGGAGTGAGCAGGTGTTGGGTGCGCCTTCAACTTCCCCTGGTCCTTAGCAATAGCAAGGGGGCCAGGAGGCTGCCGTATCTGAGTTCTGCTCCCCAAGTGACTGCGCGGGTACGCCACCTACCTCTATGTCCTGCACTCCTTGGGGCCTCCTGCTGCTGTCATGCAGCTTAAACAAAATGAGACCATGTCCTTGGCCCTTGGCAAGTGCTCCATAAAGAAGAGTTgagtgggttcagttcccagtattgCAGGAAGCTGGCACACCcacggccctgggttccatcctaggCACTGAAACCACTCAAGTTAAAGCACCACCGAGGCTCAGGCAGCACAGCGGAACCACTCAGGTGGCTCCAGACCCCTCAATTCTTCAAGAGCCATACCCAGGGGCCTCCTAGAGACCTGCCCTATCACCTGTCCCAATAACCTCTGCCTGCACTTCACCCAGGTACACCTCTTGGCCCAGTCCCACGGGGCCCGTGTCCACCTGGATGGAGCTCGACTGATGAATGCAGCTGTGGCTCTGCGTGTCCCCCCCGCCCGCATTGTGGAGCATTGTGACTCTGTGTCCTTCTGTCTCTCCAAGGTGGGGAAGCCCCTGGGCTGGTCTTCCAGACAGATGGGGTGGGGGTGCCTTGCAGAAGGAGCTGAGTTTCCCTGAGCTCCTGACCTGGCAGCTGGTCCTGGACTCCAGATGCTGCATTGCCCCTGCCTGCCGATGGGTCAGTAGGAGGCTCCTCTCTTCCCACAGGGCCTGGGTGCACCAGTGGGGGCCCTGGTCGGGGGGCCCAAGGACTTCATCCAAGAAGCGTGGCGCCTCCGTAAAGCCCTGGGTGGGGGCATGCGCCAAGCCGGGGTGCTCGCCGCAGCCGCCCTTGTGGGACTGGCTGAggcggaggaagagctgctgaggGACCACGAGAACGCACGGAGGTTTGCCAGAGGTGCTCGGTGCCCCACTTTGAATCCTTCCAACCTGTGGGGGAATCTCCTGCAGCAGGCCCAAACCCCCAGCAGGTCTGCACCCTCCTAGCCTCCAGGATACTGATTTTGCCACTGAGTCTCTAGGGTGGGACCCAGGCCAACTCGCCTCACCAGCCCTGCTCCACGCAGCGCCTGACGCTAGGAAGCGCTTGGTGGAGACGGGATTATGGTTCTCTGCAGAATCAAAGAGTGGCCTCTAACTCGGGTCTTTCCTCCATTAACTGAGTCCTCATGGTGACCCACTTCAGCAGTAAGGAAACAGGCCCAGAGAGGCCAACTGATCTAAGGTCACATGAGTCAAAAGTCAGGTCCCTGTGATCCCAAAGGCCCTGTCAGGACTGCTGCTCTTCTGTGGCAGCTTCTTGCCCCTCTGACTTCCCCAGGTGACAATTCTGGGTGGTAGGGCTGTGGCGGGGTCCTGGGGTTGGGCTTTACTCACTGTAGGACCTGGCACAGGACTCCAGGCCTTGGCATCGCCCCACTGCTCTGTGGATCCTGCTGCTGTGGAGACCAACATGGTGCTGGTGAAGGTGGCCGGGCTGCCCGCTGCGGACCTGTGCCAGCGCCTGCAGGCTGTGAGCCCCGACGAGGTGGCCCAGACAGGCCATGCTGTGCGTGTGCTGCTGTTTCCCTGGACAGAGCAGTCTGTGCGTGCCGTGTGGCACCGTGACGTCTCCACCCAGGACACTGAGCTGGCACTGAGGAAGTGGGAGTTTGTGCTGAGGCAGTTGGGACCCTGAGGATTGGGCCCCTGGGCCCTGGGCTCCGGCTGGGACTGAAGTGGGGCATGGAAGTGCCCAGAGCCTCTGGCAGAGAAGTACAGGCCAGTCTCTGGGGGAAGATGACTCTGCCCAGAGCCTACAGTTTTCTCAGTTATGCATATGTGATGTCCCCACTCAGAGACAACCAGGCAAGGGATGGGACAAGATGTGACTGAAAATCAAGagaaaaacagacaaaagaaacagACACAGGATCACAATAATGGACTTGTTATACACaggctttaaaataaaatatttaagaaaggcAAAAGCATAAAGTTTGACAGACAACTTGAAATCCTAAGACTACATGGAAactctaaaactgaaaaatataataaattaacTCAGCCGGGCATGATGgcgcatgcctggaatcccagcaacgtgggaggctgaggcaggaagattgcaagtttgaggccagcctcagcaacttagcgagacctgtctcaaaataaaaaaaataataagaagaagataaaaaggggctggggatgtggatcagtggttaagcatccctgggttcactccctgaaaaaaaaaaaaaagaagtcagtgGATAGGTTGGATAGCACATAAGACAGCTCAAGAGAGACgcatggaaaagaaagaaagaacaggaaAAAATATATCTGCGTGAACAGACCCAAAAGTCATTCTGTGAAGAGTAATCAAATCAAAAACCCTGGTAAAACTCACCAAGAACGAGAGGGGGGAAGCACAGAGAGTTTTTGACAATATAAAAAGGATAAAATTTAAATTGCTTGTATTATACCCAAGAATGACTACCACTAATATTTGTGCATGCTTCATTCTtagatctctgtgtgtgtgtttagagaAGGGAGATCTGTGGTTGGCTTTCCATCACTAACAGTTACCTGAGGTCATCAATTTATAAGgggaagaggtttattttggcgcCCAGTTTTGCAGTTCTAGTTCCTGACTGTCTGGACCTATGGCAAGACAGCCCATTGTAACAGAAGCTTTTACTACCTGgatctttgggggacacctcagatCCAAACTGAAATATTACAAACTGTAACATTCCTCTTAGTAGGAACCCAGGAGGAGACTGGCTTTGGAAAGATAAAGTAGTGATGTTGGCTTCAGAGTGCCAGTTTGCTGttcagatgccaaacatacagcttACCAGCTGATCgcaaagtgaatttttttttttgtaaattatgTTATGGTTTATTCTTAATAGTCTACCACCAAAAAAAGGTATGAAATAGGTACCAAATGTGATCTGCTTAAATAATTTGGACAGCCTTTTCAAAatcatatatttaaagaaaaaaaaattaactggtCACCAAATTCTAGCACCATGTTGAAATGGAAATAGTGACTTGGAAGGCCCTTCTCTAgggaatgttttcacagagaaaaaCAGTGGGGTGGGTTTCTCAAAACCACCTTCAAATAATCCCTTCCCTAGagtcaatacttttattttaaagttGTCTTAATCcattcaggctgctataacaaaatgccataaaCTGGTGGCTTATAAACATAAATCTATACCTTAAAATTCTGAAGGCTGGAAAGTTCAAGATAAAGGTGCCAGAAATTCAGTGTAGGGGTGTTTTTAGGACTGGTGTTCTTTGCAGGTTCTTTGTGGAAAAATGCCCCAGAAAATAGACCCTGGGCTATGAGATTGAAGCCTCGACTACACAGTGTGTTGCTTATTGCTCTGAAGGATCGTCCTTGGGTGGCTCATTTAGAAAGTGCTGCACCCAAGAGTTCATGAGGACAAAGGTATCTGTCAAGTTGTCAAGAACAACCTGAGGATGTACTGAGAACGCAACACCAGGAGATAAGGACTTGCCACCCAGAGCAGCTGGTGCTAGGCTTCAGTCCACTCCAGAAACAGGATGGCCTCTGGAACTTTAGCCCATGTCACCCCAGTACGGGCTCCTCTCTCAAGTCCCTCAGCTGAGATGCGAGTGGAGTAAGTGCAGATGAAGCCCCATCCTCCTTGATCCCTGGTGAGGGACAGGCTGTAATAAGTCCTGGGTTTCTGTGGTCCCCCCCTTTACTTATCTCTAATGAATAAACCCATtttacacagaaaaaaatagtaGTGCTCAATCAAGACCCCAAGTGGAGGTGGCTAGGAAGCTGCCAGACACATAGGCACAGTGCTCAGGAGGTGGCCAAAGACCCACATGCCGGAGACAGCAGCATGGTGGACATCTTAGACTGCAGTGTGCATGTGCAATGGGAGAAGAGCAGGGGCTGCGGTGGAGGACTGTCCCTCATCCCCGCCACCCCTCAGACAGATCCAAATCTGCAGTCTGGAGACCCAGCATCTGGGGCTCTCCAGGGCCCAGAACTGCTCGTTGGTGCTTGAGGAACAAGCAACTCAGAGAATCACAGAAGGCCAGCACCCAGCCTGCCAGCCCACGTCTGCCTGCTCCGGGATGAGTGTCAGCTCGCCATTGCTGTGCAACAAATCCCCCCAACACAGGAAACCCTTCTGTAACAATGATTCACTACTTCTCCGTTTCTGTGGGTTAGGAATCGGGAAGTAGCTGAGCCAAGGGGTCCTGTCTTGGATGTTCTCCTGAGGCTGCAGGCGGGACATCACCTGGACCACACTATCGGACAAATCTGCTTCCCTGGTGGCTCACCCACATGGCTGGCATATTGCAGCTGGCTTTGGTGGAGTCCTGGGTTCCTGTGTGGGTGGCATCTGCTCAGGACGACTGAAGCACCCTCCCAACACAACAGCTGCCCCCCCAACACCACCACCAGCAGCAACTAAGAGATggagtgttatgatttggatatgaggtgccaCCCAAGACCTCCTGGGTTCATGCAGGATCATTCAGAGGTAAAGTGACTAGATTATGAGAACCGTGACCTGTCAGGCAGATGGAGCAGCTGGAAGAGGTGGCTCACTGGggcgtgccctggaagggtgcatcctCCCTGCAGCCCCTTCCCTCCCTCTGCTTGTTGGCTGCCAGGAGTGGAGCAGCCTACCCCAGTTGCTGCCCTTCTGCTCTGTTCACctcgggcccagagcaatggagtcagctgaccgcGGACGGAACCTCTGACACTGTGGCCaaaataaacgtttcctcctctaagttgttcttgtggaGTATGTGATCACAATGATGTACAGCTGGCTAGCACAGAGGCAGGAGCTGCAGTGCGCTGTGATTTCACACGTGACACCCATCAGCCCTGACTCAGTGTGGCTGGGGCACACAGGGTCCCTGGTGCCACTATAAGGCTGCTCTTACACCTGTGGGTCTGAGCTCAGGGCAGCCTCTAGACTCCCAGCTCAAGCCCTGGTCAGGGCATAAGTGGCATCAGAGGAACAGAGCCAGCTACAAGATGGAGTGGACGAGTGTGTCTCGGGAAGGAAGCAGAGCTGGGCCATCGCTGGGGCGGGGCTTCACTGGGTGTGAGGAGGGGGAACCTCCAGGGGGCTTCCTCGTCAGGCCTGGCACGGGGCTGTGGGAACTGAGGTGTGCTCTCCTGCCCTCCTTGGCCTCTTGCCCCGAGTCACATGCACTGTGACTGTCACTGGTTACCTGTCCTCAGCAGCCCTGAAGCACCACTGAACCTTCCCTAGTGGCATTTACCTATCTTCTCACCTTGGCCACAGCCTGGGCCCCCACTGAACTatgaaacagtgcaatccaatcACCACAGAGACTGGCCCTCCAGAGTGGAGGGCTCAAGTGTTCTGGCTAAGCCCCATGCCTACCCACACACTCTGCAGGCCACACGCACATCCTTAAGCAAATCTGGTATCCCTGCAGCCACCTGTGGGGGTATTCCTAGAGTCCTAGCCCCAGGGCCCAAGCCCGTCTgcaaccagaggggactgaggCTGAACTCACACCCTGAGCTCCCCAGCAAACACGGGCTCAGAAACCTTTCCTGCTGAGTAAGAGAGCTGCCCAGACCCAGCTGCAGGCCCAGCTCCTTCTAGCCCAAGCCGACCTGGGGAGGAGGAGGCCCTGGTCTGCAGGAGACATGGCTGgatgtgcacacacatgcacacgtatGTGCACACAGGACTCTGGCTGGACAGTTTGACAACTGTGCAAGCAGACACACAGGACATCATTGGATGGACAGACACGCACACACCACTGGTAACAGTGCTTGTTCACCTTCACAACGTCTGTGAGGCAAGGACAAATAGGGCCTATTTTGAAAAAttcgaagaaaaaaagtacagagCTCCGTCTGCACAGAGCACAAGCTGGTTTATTCAAGGACAGATGGGCACAGTGTCCCCACAGGGAGTGGCCAATGTTCAAACACGGTAGGAAGAGAAGCCCCACTCGACTGCCCAGCTCTTTGTCTCAGTGGGCCCTGCCAAATCTGTGCCAGCTCCATGTCCTCAGGAGCAATAAGGACAAATAGGGGAGGAGGTCAAAGCCTCTAAAGGTGTCATCTTTCCTAGCACATGGCCCAAAGCTCAGGAAGGCCCTGCACATGAAATGGGGCTTCCAGGACCTTCCCTGGGGCCCCTTTTCCTGCATCTGCCCAGCTGTCTACCTACATAAAAATATGCCTGCCCCTACCTGTGGCCCAAGACGACTCAGGTGGGGCTGGATGGCCCTGTCCTCACATCTTGTCCTTGGACCAGCCTAGGCCTGTGAGCAGGCCCCACCCCACTAAGCCTCTACCGATTGCTCAACAAGTCTGCAGCCCAAACTCCAGGCCTGGCCCCTGCCACCTgggcagccccagcccttttggcTGAGGAGCCCCTTCATCCAGGTCACTCACAGGGCAGGCTAGGCACAGCTCCAGCTCCCCTCACCACATCGCACCCCATGGTAGAGATGCCCCCACCATGGCTCAGAGTTCCCCATCCCCACCCTGCCCTTCTGGGACCTCCACATCTGTCAGTCAAGCTGCCCCAGGGCCCTTGGCAGTTACAAGCATCCCCAAGTTGCTGCAGGAGGGAAGGGTCAGAGCCAGCAGGAGCGATGGCCTGCAGCATACGCCCCACCTGGGTGCGTGCAGAGTCACCCACCTGGTGGGAAGACAAGGGAGGGGCAGGGCACATGGGGTGGGAGCCAGTCTGCCTACAAACTAAAGGGATCTCCGCCCTGTCCTTGCTCTCCTCCCCACCAACCCTGCTCTGGAGGATGGGGACAGAACAGAGGCCTGGGGTCACCAACCTACTAGAACATTGGGTCCTGCCCTTGGCTCCTGAGTGCTCTGGGCCTCGGTCTCCCCCAGCAACACAGGGTGAAAGGTGACCACTGCACAGGGCTGTGAGGGCCAGGGAGCAGGGGGTACTCATATTTAACACATACCTGTGCACTCTGAAGCCACCCCTCATCGGGACAGGTCACTAGGAATGTGGGTAGCTGAGGAGGGCCAGCCATAGCCCAAGAGACAAGAACACCCCCAGAGAACCCAGGAGCCCAAGGTACCCCCACCCGACTGTACCACCCAGAACCCATGTGCCTTGGGGCCCTGGCCTCCTCTGTCCAGACACTTCCTTGTCTCTAAGAGGAGGAAATCCTATCTGTATCTGAAGGGCAAAGCAGCATGACTGGCCCAGGGCTTCCCCAGTGTGCCATCCAGGGTGTTCCAGGCCAGGCTCTAGCCAGGCCTGCGGAACGGGACTCCCAGGAGATGCCAAGCACTGCCCCCCGTCCCCCGGCTCAGATGACCACAGAGTGGGGAGCACCTGGgagcctgctcaggctgagggTTCGGGCGGCTGCCAACAGGAGGGTGCCACTGAGTGCCTCCAGGGCACAGGAGCCCCAGGCCAGGGCCACTGACCAGCCGAAGCTGATGTGGACGCCCTGCATGTGCTGCAGGCCATACTGGCGGGCAGTCTCCGCGAAGGCCAGGTGCGAGTAGCTGATATAGACGCTGACCCCCGCCAGGGTCAGGgcacctggagagagaaggggcaGGGTGGCTGCTCAGGGTATCCCTAGGGGACCCCTGGTCCACAGGTCCTGTCAACGGAGCCCAGCAGGCAGCTCACCACCCCACCCCTCTCCTGGTCAGCACTGATGGACACTCAGCAGGGCCCTCTCTCCCAGATACCACCTTGCCCTCCCCTTCTCACAGTGATAATGGGGTAGCAGGGGGTGAGCTGGCCTCAGGGAGGTCCCCATGGTGTGACATTCCTGTCTCAGAGCCCAGCACTGCTGTCCATAGCTGACCCTCTGCCCTGCAGGCCAGGAGCTGGTGCCAAGACTCAGGGTGGCTCCCAGAAGTGACCTGCAGCGAGTCTGGAGTGCCTTGAGCAAGGAGGGCTGCGGGATGTCCGTGGAGCCATCCAGCCTCAGACCCTTGCCCCTCTGGACTCCCCTTCCTTGGAGCGGCGCACCCTCCGCCCTGGGAGGCTGGAGCTGCCTCCATGGCCTGGCTTGCACCCTcgccctgttccaggcacagcgcAGAGGTTTCTCGTCAGCACAAGGCTTCCTGGGTACCGTCCCAAGCCAACTCCTCCTCTCTGGGGTTCCCAAGGTCCTCTAAATTGGATCTTGGAcccttgcagactctgaccctgGTCAAGGTCACAGCTGACACTTTGACTATTCCCAATTTTCTTCTCAAGTCAAGGAGACCTTGCCGTCCTGTGGCCAAAACCAAGGCTGATGATTCCCCAACCTCAGCGCCAAGCGAGGCCCACCACCTGCTCCTGATAAAGGTCTACCAGAGTCCAGCATCCCCTGGGGAGGGAAGCAGGCCTGCCCGGGAGGGGACCCCAGCCCCATATGGTCTGGTCTTTGTCACCATGACAGCAGAACTGGCCTAAGACACCAGACCCAACACACATCTGACACGGGACACTGAGGGCTGACCCCAAGAAGCCACCTTCAGTGACAACCAGCCTAACAGGAGGGGACAACACCAAAAACAGTGAAGGGGGCCTAGGACCATTTTCCTTCTCACCTCAGAGAATCCTGGGGCCTCTCAGACTCTCAGGACTCTTAGCTGTTAAGGTGGCATTGGGGGTCCTGGGGGAGTGCTAGGCCCAGTGCCCAGCACCTGTCAGCTGCAGCACTACTGAAGTATAACCTGGACCTAGGTTGGGGTCAATGCCAAGGACCCTGATGCCCTTGCTCACCCCACCTGGTGCCTGGCCTTGCCTCATCTATGTCAGAACCCCGCCCCCTCCCCTACTCCTCCCACCAGGACAGGTTGGGTGTGAGGAGAGCAGCTGGGGGCATCCCACAGCCCCAGCACCACCTGTCCTGGGGCAGCAGGTCCTGGAGTCCCTGTGAGGAGGCTCCAGCGGCCCAGCTCCACTCTGGTCGGCCCTGCATACAGGTCCCAGCCAGAGACTCTGCTGTCACTTCTGTGGCCTGGGGTTCCCAGGCTCcacgtagcccagaagggaacggGATGGACAGGGGCGCAGGGAGGCAGACTCCCACTCCCAGCATCTGCAGTCCCAGCTGGCTCGCCCAGAAACCCTGGACTCACCCCCCAGCAAGAAGTAGCAGCCGGTGAGTAGCAGCAGAGGGACACTCCGGGCCAGGGAGCTGAGCAGGCCGCAGACCCAGCCGCACACAATGAGGATCAGGCTCAACGGAAGGACCACCATGACAGCTCGGTGCAGCGCTGTGAGAGAGGGGGCTCAGGGGCAGGCAGACAGGGACCCTGCCCCCaggaaggtggaggccagcctgccCAGAGGACAGTGATATGCTGCTTCACCTGCTTGGGCCAGGGTGGAGGTGGGTTGAGCTGATGCCTGTCTCCATGGCAACCACAGGACCCTCCCAGTGGTCCCCTGTCGTCCTGTGCAGCCTTCCTGAGGCCAGGGTGAGGAAGACTCCCGAgtaccctccccacccccactctcAGGTCTCTCTGGGGCAGCAGACATGTGCCCGCTAACCCACCAGGTGGGAGATGCGTGCCAGGCTGACCAACTGTCCATCTGGAAAGATAACAGAGAGTCCAAAAAGGGGAGCTCGTGGGCTTCACCAGCTCCAGTCATGCCACGGCCGCCCTTCCCCCGACAACTAGGGGTGGGCAGTCACCACTGAAAGGGAACTGGGCACAGGGAGGCCAAGCAGGCTGAGCTGTGCCTATGTAAGGAGCCACCTGGAGAGAGAGGAGCTGTGGATGGAAAAGTCCCCTGGTAACAGCAGGCCATTGGAAGCAGTTCTGGGTGGGCTGGGGTGGGGTGGCTTCTGTCCCAGCCCTGCCCAAAGACTCAGGGAGATGGCAGAGATGGCACTGCCCGGACTCACAGAGAAGGTGCTGCACTGAGGGGGAGACATCCAGGCCCTTGCTGCTGAAGGGGTCGATCAGGGGTATGCAGCTGTTCTGCCCTGGAAAGCCAAAGTGCAAAGCAGGAGCTGGGGTCAATGGGCACCCAGCAGCCCCCAGAGCCACGTGGACAAACTGTGGCCCTGGGGCCCTATTGGAATCTCTCCCCTGGAACTTGGGGCTGGAACTTCAAATGGGATTAGAGGTTCAAGACcttgtttggtttattttattttattattattattttaatgtggtgctggagatggaacccagggcctcatgcatgctaggtaagtactctaccaattgagctatgtccccagccttatttaatttcttttaatgaaCAGGTCACAGCTGCATGGATGTGTGTTTAAAATCTCTAACACTCCAGCGGGGCAcggtagtacatgcctgtaatcccagtgggagactgaagcaggaggattgcaagttcaaagccagcctcagcaaaagcaaggcactaagcaagtcagtgagaccctgtctctaaataaaatacaaaaaatagtgctggggatgtggctcagtggttaagtgcacctgagttgaattcctggtacaaaaaaaaaaagaaatctggacAGGCTCCCCTCCAGACTGCCCAGTGCAAGGTTCCTGCAAGACGCTGCAATAACAAGGCCAgacttggggctggagttgtggctcagccatagagtgcttgcctagcacgggcgaggccctgggttccatccccaacaccatataaaaataaataaataaagatattgtgtatgactacaactgaaaaaaaaaaataaggccaGACTCCTCAGGTCCTGTGGGTGCTGACTCACACACATGCAACCCACATAATGCAcgtatgtgtgcacacacacccaTTGTCAAGAGGATGACCACAGCTCAGCCCTTTCTcctcattacacacacacacacccttacaCACAGTGCTCCCTCAGCCACATGCATAGGCAAACAGCACACAAGCTCTCTGCTCACACACCTTCATACCCATGTGCCTGCTCATACTAGCATGTGCTCACACAagctcacactcacactcacatatACACTCACATTCATACACTGATGCGTGCTGTCGCATTCATACACACAGGCTTCACAGCCTCCCAAGGCCCCAGCCACCCAAGGCTCATCCTGCAGGGGAAACCCTCAGGCTGGCCCCAGAGTGGTGAGGCGGGGCTGGGAGGGCCGGGCCCAGTCATCTACAAAAGCAACTCCTGGTCATTTGGGGTTAGACCCATAGCCTTTCCAGAGACCCCAGCAACCCACACCCGGGCTTCCCACACTGGCCCCCATCCCaacccagtcccacccctcccctccaggAAGGCCGTGGGGGTCACCTGGCAGAGAGCCACAGAGCAGGGGCAGCTGCTGGGGCTGGGCGGGCAAGCCTCCTTGCTCTCCCTCCTCCTTCGTGAGGAGCCTCAGCTTCCTCCCATCTGAGCTTCCAAGACTTGGAGGTTGAATAGGGACAGGTCCCAAATTACCCAGCGACCCGAAGGACCATGCGTGCCTGGGGGTGACCTGCAATCTCCCACATGATGTGCCACCCCATCCCTAGCCAAGGCAGGTTCCAGAGGAAGGTACTTGAGGTCCTTATGGGGCCGCACAGTGCCAACCCCCCTTCCTCTTCCCAACTCTGGCCCCGCTGCCCCGCCTGTCCCTGAGGGGTCAGTCCCTTCCTCTCCACAGCCCAACCGTCACCACAAGTTTGAGGGGGACGAGAGTGACAGGGAGGGGGCTGACAGACCCCCGAGGGGCAGACTGCTCTGCGGGCAGGGTCTGGGAGGAGGGGCGAGCGGGGGAAGGGACTTGGGAGGGGAAGGGGCGCGGGGTGGCGGGGGCACCGCTTACCTTCGCAAGTGCGCCAGAGCCCCGAGTGCGAGGACAGCCGCTCGGCGCGGCCGGTGCGGTCACCGGCGTCCGCCACCTCCAGGATGTACCAGTAGTCGCTGGCGACCGCGGCGGCCAGCAGCGCAAAGCTGAGCAGCGCGCCCAGGGCAGCGGCCAGCAGCAGCGCGGCCAGTCGCGCCATGGAGAGGGAGCCGAGGGAGCCGGGCCGGGGCGAGCCCAGCGGGGAGCGGGGCCGGGGTCTGGGGGCGCGGGCAGGGAAGCTCGGAGAGGGCAACAGGGCAGGCAGGGGCTGG
This window encodes:
- the LOC143409548 gene encoding uncharacterized protein LOC143409548 — its product is MLSGLARAAALRLGAPCARWLGSRAGVPAHVVDLRSDTVTRPGPAMRRAMAEAVVGDDDYGEDPTVRELQERAAQLLGVEQTLFVPTNTMANLICVMGHCRRRGSQLLLGQECHLHVFEQGGVAQIAGVHSHLLPDLPHGTLDLDELERVITRGLGNPYHPVCELVCLENTHSSSGGRVLPIDYLRQVHLLAQSHGARVHLDGARLMNAAVALRVPPARIVEHCDSVSFCLSKGLGAPVGALVGGPKDFIQEAWRLRKALGGGMRQAGVLAAAALVGLAEAEEELLRDHENARRFARGLQALASPHCSVDPAAVETNMVLVKVAGLPAADLCQRLQAVSPDEVAQTGHAVRVLLFPWTEQSVRAVWHRDVSTQDTELALRKWEFVLRQLGP
- the Tmem235 gene encoding transmembrane protein 235 isoform X2; this translates as MARLAALLLAAALGALLSFALLAAAVASDYWYILEVADAGDRTGRAERLSSHSGLWRTCEALHRAVMVVLPLSLILIVCGWVCGLLSSLARSVPLLLLTGCYFLLGGALTLAGVSVYISYSHLAFAETARQYGLQHMQGVHISFGWSVALAWGSCALEALSGTLLLAAARTLSLSRLPGAPHSVVI
- the Tmem235 gene encoding transmembrane protein 235 isoform X1, whose protein sequence is MARLAALLLAAALGALLSFALLAAAVASDYWYILEVADAGDRTGRAERLSSHSGLWRTCEGQNSCIPLIDPFSSKGLDVSPSVQHLLSLHRAVMVVLPLSLILIVCGWVCGLLSSLARSVPLLLLTGCYFLLGGALTLAGVSVYISYSHLAFAETARQYGLQHMQGVHISFGWSVALAWGSCALEALSGTLLLAAARTLSLSRLPGAPHSVVI